The Vicinamibacteria bacterium genome contains a region encoding:
- a CDS encoding VWA domain-containing protein: MSQHHRSSGPGAVGRRILAVLLLLTVAEGARGEAPLLTADIVRFLKAGISEHTILAELRERGFGELLDWPREAAVREAGASETLVVALRRAAPTDNAPTPAPSSTTPTPSREAPPPGPPAARSSPQPTFAAAARTVRVPVSVLDKNGEPLMGLRSADFRVSEEGRRQDITLFSGERRPLRIALALDTSGSMESKMGQVEAALKHFIDLLEPTDEILVITFNSEVHVVQDFTSDRDLLGSVLDRMEAGGGTALYDAAFTAIQRVAKSPAESKAVVLVTDGVDTASSTSFEALLELARRSEVPVFSIGLDSGSQLRDLSRMPSRPGGGGPGRGWPGGGGGSWPGGSGRSGGRGRARKPREGFDAKPLVALADETGGRAEILKGAEHYTPDSDTPGAGRLKGAVEAIAITLRHRYLLGYEPPEGKSGWRTIRVEVDRQAATARARKGYYAGG; the protein is encoded by the coding sequence ATGTCGCAACACCACCGCAGCTCCGGGCCGGGCGCAGTCGGGAGACGGATCCTCGCCGTCCTTCTTCTCCTGACGGTGGCGGAGGGCGCCCGCGGCGAGGCACCGCTCCTCACCGCGGACATCGTCCGCTTCCTGAAGGCGGGCATCAGCGAGCACACCATCCTGGCGGAGCTTCGGGAGCGGGGTTTCGGGGAGCTCCTCGACTGGCCGCGCGAAGCCGCCGTACGCGAGGCCGGTGCAAGCGAGACGCTCGTCGTGGCCTTGCGCCGTGCCGCCCCAACAGACAATGCTCCGACTCCCGCTCCCTCATCCACCACGCCAACACCCTCCCGGGAGGCCCCACCGCCAGGCCCGCCCGCGGCCCGCAGCTCCCCCCAGCCCACCTTCGCTGCCGCCGCCCGCACCGTGCGCGTGCCCGTTTCGGTTCTCGACAAAAACGGGGAGCCCCTGATGGGGCTACGCAGCGCGGACTTCCGGGTTTCGGAGGAGGGAAGGCGGCAAGACATCACACTCTTCAGCGGCGAGCGGCGGCCCTTGCGAATCGCGTTGGCCCTCGACACGAGCGGGAGCATGGAGAGCAAGATGGGTCAGGTGGAGGCTGCTCTCAAGCACTTCATCGACCTCCTCGAGCCCACCGACGAGATCCTCGTGATCACATTCAACAGTGAGGTACATGTAGTCCAGGACTTCACATCCGATCGGGATCTTCTGGGGAGCGTCCTGGACAGGATGGAGGCCGGCGGAGGGACGGCGCTCTACGACGCAGCTTTCACGGCGATCCAGCGCGTGGCTAAGAGTCCCGCGGAGAGCAAGGCGGTAGTTCTCGTGACCGACGGCGTGGATACGGCGAGCTCCACCTCCTTCGAGGCGCTTCTTGAGCTCGCCCGTCGGTCAGAGGTGCCCGTCTTCTCGATCGGCCTCGACAGCGGTAGCCAGTTGAGGGACCTGTCGCGCATGCCAAGTCGGCCTGGCGGGGGAGGCCCGGGTCGAGGCTGGCCGGGGGGAGGTGGGGGCAGCTGGCCGGGGGGAAGCGGCCGAAGTGGCGGGCGGGGACGTGCGAGGAAGCCGCGGGAGGGCTTCGACGCCAAACCGCTGGTTGCTCTCGCAGACGAGACTGGCGGCCGGGCCGAGATTCTCAAGGGTGCCGAACACTACACCCCCGATAGCGACACGCCCGGAGCCGGGCGGCTCAAGGGAGCGGTCGAGGCCATCGCGATCACCCTGCGGCACCGGTACTTGCTCGGCTACGAGCCTCCGGAGGGAAAGAGCG